A part of Paramisgurnus dabryanus chromosome 15, PD_genome_1.1, whole genome shotgun sequence genomic DNA contains:
- the LOC135733557 gene encoding C-X-C chemokine receptor type 2-like isoform X3 has protein sequence MNEAAMNDSNNSLRIEDFSTFFYEDYNYTDYTNPTDYILEESTLICPLIPIADAVNISFCIIYVIIFLVAVPGNLLVGCVIGSNRRSLSSSDVYLFNLMLADTLLALILPFSAVSVVHGWVFGDFTCKLVSLVKEINFYTSILFLVCISVDRYMVIVRAMESQNARQRQCSCVACAVVWFFGGVLSLPSLYNEAYFSQIDEQTVCAERFKVDSADEWRLATRIMRHLLGFILPLVVMLTCYSVTVARLLRMRGFQNHRAMKVIVTVVVAFLLCWTPFHVTTMVDTLLRAKAVQFTCSMWTSMDVAVFATQNLGLVHCCVNPVLYALMGEKFRRQFMQLLQRQQVLDHFSISRPSRPLQSEVTSSFL, from the exons ATGAATGAAGCTGCGATGAATG ATTCAAACAACTCCCTTCGTATAGAGGACTTCAGTACATTCTTCTATGAAGATTACAACTACACCGATTACACAAACCCGACCGACTATATTTTGGAAGAGAGCACCCTAATTTGTCCACTCATCCCTATAGCTGATGCAGTCAACATCTCATTTTGCATCATCTACGTGATCATTTTTCTGGTGGCCGTACCTGGAAATCTACTTGTGGGCTGTGTGATCGGTTCAAACAGACGATCACTTTCTTCTTCGGATGTCTACTTGTTTAACCTGATGTTAGCCGACACTCTATTGGCTCTAATCTTGCCTTTCTCTGCGGTATCCGTAGTACATGGCTGGGTGTTTGGGGATTTCACGTGCAAACTGGTTTCCCTGGTGAAAGAAATAAACTTTTACACCAGCATCTTGTTTTTGGTGTGCATCAGTGTGGATCGCTATATGGTCATCGTGCGCGCTATGGAATCCCAGAATGCTCGGCAGCGGCAGTGCAGCTGTGTCGCTTGCGCAGTGGTGTGGTTTTTTGGTGGCGTGCTTTCCTTGCCCTCGCTTTACAATGAGGCCTATTTTTCCCAAATTGACGAACAGACCGTATGTGCCGAACGCTTTAAGGTAGACAGTGCCGACGAATGGCGACTGGCCACGCGTATCATGAGGCACCTGCTCGGCTTTATACTCCCTCTAGTGGTCATGTTGACGTGCTACAGCGTGACAGTAGCACGGCTCTTGCGTATGCGTGGTTTCCAGAATCATAGGGCCATGAAGGTGATAGTCACTGTGGTCGTGGCTTTTCTCTTGTGCTGGACCCCTTTTCACGTTACCACGATGGTCGACACGCTGTTGAGGGCCAAAGCCGTTCAATTCACTTGCTCCATGTGGACCTCAATGGATGTTGCCGTGTTTGCTACACAAAACCTGGGACTCGTGCACTGCTGTGTAAACCCGGTGCTTTATGCTTTAATGGGAGAGAAATTTCGAAGGCAATTTATGCAATTGCTTCAAAGACAACAAGTTCTGGATCACTTTTCAATCTCTAGACCTAGCAGGCCTCTCCAATCTGAAGTCACTTCTAGCTTCCTGTGA
- the arpc2 gene encoding actin-related protein 2/3 complex subunit 2, producing MILLEINNRIIEETLTLKFDSASNGNKPEAVEVTFADFDGVIYHISNPNGDKTKIMVSISLKFYKELQEHGADELLKRVYGNYLVAPEDGYNISLLFDLDNLPPNKEEIIHQAGILKRNCFASVFEKYFNFQEEGREGEKRAVVHYRDDESMYIEAKKDRVTVVFSTVFKDDDDVIIGKVFMQEFKEGRRASHTAPQVLFSHREPPLELKDTDAAVGDNIGYITFVLFPRHTNANTRDNTINLIHTFRDYLHYHIKCSKAYIHTRMRAKTSDFLKVLNRARPDAEKKEMKTITGKTFSR from the exons ATGATTTTATTGGAAATCAACAATCGGATCATTGAGGAAACTCTAACGCTTAAATTCGACAGCGCGAGCAACGG gaACAAGCCTGAAGCAGTAGAAGTTACATTTGCTG ATTTTGACGGTGTGATCTACCACATCTCTAACCCTAATGgagacaaaacaaaaataatggtCAGCATCTCTCTCAAGTTCTACAAGGAGCTTCAGGAACATGGTGCTGATGAG TTGCTGAAACGTGTCTATGGCAATTACCTTGTGGCACCAGAAGACG GCTACAATATTTCTTTGCTCTTCGACCTGGACAATCTTCCACCCAACAAAGAGGAGATAATCCACCAGGCAGGCATTTTGAAGAGGAACTGCTTTGCCTCCGTCTTCGAgaagtattttaattttcaggAAGAAGGCCGTGAAGGAGAGAAAAGGGCTGTGGTTCATTACAGAGATGATGAGTCCAT GTATATCGAGGCTAAGAAAGACAGAGTAACCGTTGTGTTCAGCACAGTGTTCAAGGATGACGATGATGTCATCATCGGGAAAGTGTTCATGCAG GAGTTTAAGGAGGGGAGAAGGGCCAGTCACACGGCTCCTCAGGTGCTTTTCAGCCACAGGGAGCCTCCTCTAGAGCTGAAAGATACTGATGCTGCAGTGGGAGACAATATTGGATACATCACTTTTG TGCTGTTTCCCCGACACACCAACGCAAACACCAGAGACAACACCATCAACCTCATCCACACCTTCCGGGACTATCTGCACTACCACATTAAGTGCTCTAAG GCCTACATTCACACTCGCATGAGAGCCAAGACCTCCGACTTCCTCAAGGTACTGAACCGAGCTCGCCCTGATGCTGAGAAGAAAGAGATGAAAACTATTAC GGGAAAGACCTTCTCACGTTAA
- the LOC135733093 gene encoding C-X-C chemokine receptor type 2-like — MNDSNNSLRIEDFSTFFYEDYNYTDYTNTTDFVLDESTLLCSPIPIADAVNISFCVIYVIIFLVAVPGNLIVGCVICSNRRSLSSSDVYLFNLMFADTLLALILPFSAVSVLHGWVFGDFICKLVSLVKEINFYTSILFLVCISVDRYMVIVRAMESQNAQRRLCSGVACAAVWFFGGVLSLPSLYNEAYFSRNGEQTVCAERFKVDSADEWRLATRIIRHLLGFILPLVVMLTCYSVTVARLLRTRCFQKQRAMKVIVAVVVAFLLCWTPFHVTTMVDTLLRAKAFQFTCFTRTSVDLAVFATQNLGLVHCCINPMLYAFVGEKFRRRLMQMLQRQQVLDRFSISRSSRSSSLASEFTSNFL, encoded by the exons ATGAATG ATTCAAACAACTCCCTTCGTATAGAGGACTTCAGTACATTCTTCTATGAAGATTACAACTACACCGATTACACAAACACGACCGACTTTGTTTTGGATGAGAGCACCCTACTTTGTTCACCCATCCCTATAGCTGATGCAGTCAACATCTCATTCTGCGTCATCTACGTGATCATTTTTTTGGTGGCCGTTCCTGGGAATCTGATTGTGGGCTGTGTGATCTGTTCAAACAGACGTTCACTTTCTTCTTCGGATGTCTACTTATTTAACCTGATGTTTGCCGACACTCTATTGGCTCTAATCTTGCCTTTCTCTGCGGTATCAGTACTGCACGGCTGGGTGTTTGGGGATTTCATATGCAAGCTGGTTTCCCTGGTGAAAGAAATAAACTTTTACACCAGCATCTTGTTTTTGGTGTGCATCAGTGTGGATCGCTATATGGTCATCGTGCGTGCTATGGAATCCCAGAATGCTCAGCGGCGGCTGTGCAGCGGTGTCGCGTGTGCAGCGGTGTGGTTTTTTGGTGGGGTGCTTTCCTTGCCCTCGCTTTACAATGAGGCCTATTTTTCCAGAAATGGCGAACAGACCGTATGTGCCGAACGCTTTAAGGTGGACAGTGCCGACGAATGGCGACTGGCCACGCGTATCATAAGGCACCTGCTCGGCTTTATACTCCCTCTAGTGGTCATGTTGACGTGCTACAGCGTCACAGTAGCACGGCTCTTGCGTACGCGGTGTTTCCAGAAACAGAGGGCCATGAAGGTGATAGTTGCCGTGGTCGTGGCTTTTCTCTTGTGCTGGACCCCTTTTCACGTTACCACGATGGTCGACACGCTGTTGAGGGCCAAAGCCTTTCAATTCACTTGCTTCACGCGGACCTCCGTGGATCTTGCCGTGTTTGCTACACAAAACCTGGGTCTCGTGCACTGCTGTATAAACCCGATGCTTTACGCTTTTGTGGGAGAGAAATTTCGAAGGCGACTTATGCAAATGCTTCAAAGGCAACAAGTTCTGGATCGCTTTTCAATCTCAAGATCTAGCAGGTCTTCTTCTTTGGCATCTGAATTCACTTCTAACTTCCTGTGA